A part of Haloarchaeobius sp. HME9146 genomic DNA contains:
- a CDS encoding MmgE/PrpD family protein encodes MTTDTAISFVHDAQLSAFPPAVCEHLDARTLDTLAAITAGYRFPTADVVRSYAETHHAGAADGADATLLDESGERLSPAGATLVNATAANALDVDDGHRAVKGHPAAVVVPPALATAEAVDGSVSEFRTAVAVGYELAVRAGLAIHATDEVYTGTGSWGAVGAAAAVARLRNFDRETTAHALGTAEYHAPRTPIMRGVEQPGMTKDGIGWGAFAGLAAADLAARGFTASGTVFDESSVAVTDDLGDRWYLTSGYLKPYPCCRWAQPGVDAIRTLRQEHGIDPGSVERIRVHTFEAATHLHTSRPESAEEAEYSYPFPVAAALVTGDFTPAELAAERREDETILALADRVDLVVDDDLERRFPAECLARVDLVTASGTYSSDVLRPRGAREQPLTDAERREKAAELFEPTVPAETVSRVERVLGDPDARVDCLLEPWQGDTTGRRV; translated from the coding sequence ATGACTACCGATACAGCGATCTCCTTCGTCCACGACGCACAGCTCTCGGCGTTCCCGCCCGCGGTGTGCGAGCACCTCGACGCCCGAACGCTCGACACCCTCGCCGCAATCACGGCCGGCTATCGCTTCCCGACCGCGGACGTGGTTCGGTCCTACGCGGAGACACACCACGCCGGGGCGGCCGACGGTGCCGACGCCACCCTGCTCGACGAGTCGGGAGAAAGGCTCTCGCCCGCGGGTGCGACCCTGGTCAACGCGACGGCCGCGAACGCGCTCGACGTGGATGACGGTCACCGCGCCGTGAAGGGGCATCCGGCGGCGGTGGTCGTGCCGCCGGCCCTGGCGACGGCGGAGGCGGTCGATGGCTCCGTCTCGGAATTCCGCACGGCCGTCGCGGTCGGCTACGAACTCGCAGTCCGGGCTGGCCTCGCCATCCACGCGACCGACGAGGTGTACACCGGGACCGGCTCGTGGGGCGCGGTCGGGGCGGCCGCCGCGGTCGCCAGACTCCGGAACTTCGACCGCGAGACGACCGCACACGCGCTCGGGACCGCGGAGTACCACGCCCCGCGAACACCCATCATGCGCGGCGTGGAGCAGCCGGGGATGACCAAGGACGGCATCGGCTGGGGGGCCTTCGCGGGGCTGGCGGCAGCCGACCTCGCGGCCCGCGGGTTCACCGCCTCGGGGACCGTCTTCGACGAGTCCTCGGTTGCGGTCACCGACGACCTCGGCGACCGCTGGTATCTCACGTCGGGCTACCTCAAACCGTACCCCTGCTGTCGGTGGGCACAACCCGGCGTCGACGCGATTCGTACGCTCCGACAGGAGCACGGTATCGACCCGGGCTCGGTTGAGCGCATCCGGGTACACACCTTCGAGGCGGCGACGCACCTCCATACCAGCCGCCCCGAGAGTGCCGAGGAGGCCGAATACTCCTACCCGTTCCCGGTCGCGGCCGCGCTGGTGACCGGCGACTTCACGCCCGCCGAACTGGCGGCCGAGCGCCGGGAGGACGAGACGATTCTGGCCCTCGCGGACCGGGTCGATCTCGTGGTCGACGACGACCTCGAACGTCGGTTCCCGGCCGAGTGCCTGGCCCGGGTCGACCTCGTGACCGCATCCGGGACCTACAGCTCGGACGTGCTGCGACCACGCGGTGCCCGGGAGCAGCCACTCACCGACGCGGAGCGACGCGAGAAGGCCGCCGAACTGTTCGAACCGACCGTGCCGGCCGAGACCGTCTCGCGGGTCGAACGGGTCCTCGGCGACCCGGACGCCCGGGTCGATTGCCTCCTCGAACCTTGGCAGGGCGACACGACAGGAAGGAGGGTTTAA
- a CDS encoding helix-turn-helix domain-containing protein, whose translation MLTAKVCVRYEGDWTAELARYNVFGEFLASTFRNRRYIGIMALETDDFEETVAVIKEYWDAADEVEVLERYERRDTDRESATLFLRGQLTEFTPLQTLLYEGFLPIGPTKLEDGRECFDLLLNDRKELSQATELLSEFGPVSVERISQDFSREVTPSAAEWQELLGSIPSRQRELLTLALERGYFDIPREVTLEELAEEMGITKTTASNHLRKAERSFMEFLVSYVSLAAEDD comes from the coding sequence ATGCTCACCGCGAAGGTCTGTGTCCGATACGAGGGAGACTGGACTGCAGAGCTCGCCCGGTACAACGTCTTCGGCGAGTTCCTCGCGTCGACCTTCCGGAACCGGCGCTACATCGGTATCATGGCCCTGGAGACGGACGACTTCGAGGAGACGGTCGCCGTCATCAAGGAGTACTGGGACGCCGCGGACGAGGTCGAGGTGCTCGAACGCTACGAGCGCCGCGACACCGACCGGGAGTCAGCCACGCTGTTCCTGCGGGGCCAACTCACCGAGTTCACGCCGCTGCAGACGCTGCTGTACGAGGGCTTTCTCCCCATCGGCCCGACCAAGTTAGAAGACGGACGGGAGTGCTTCGACCTGCTGTTGAACGACCGCAAAGAGCTGTCGCAGGCGACGGAGCTCCTCTCGGAGTTCGGGCCCGTCTCGGTCGAGCGCATCTCCCAAGATTTCAGCCGGGAGGTGACCCCGAGTGCGGCGGAGTGGCAGGAATTGCTCGGCTCCATCCCGTCCCGCCAGCGCGAACTGCTCACCCTCGCGCTCGAACGCGGCTACTTCGACATCCCGCGGGAGGTCACGCTGGAGGAGCTCGCCGAGGAGATGGGTATCACGAAGACGACCGCCTCGAACCACCTTCGCAAGGCCGAGCGCTCGTTCATGGAGTTCCTCGTCTCCTACGTCAGCCTCGCCGCGGAGGACGACTGA
- a CDS encoding universal stress protein — protein sequence MSETALVPVKNHAPWAETVADAAAAVEDEDTDVVVLHVFDEAEAESTRQNLDDDDTLTLDDLASRKRGVNAAIDVLADEGLSSRPRGAHEDERTADAILRVAESEDADRLYVYGRKRSPAGKAVFGSTVQRLILNAGVPVTVVPPEG from the coding sequence ATGAGCGAGACGGCACTGGTGCCGGTGAAGAACCACGCGCCCTGGGCCGAGACCGTCGCGGACGCCGCGGCGGCCGTCGAGGACGAGGACACCGACGTGGTCGTCCTCCACGTCTTCGACGAGGCCGAGGCCGAATCGACACGACAGAACCTCGACGACGACGACACACTCACCCTCGATGACCTCGCCTCGCGCAAGCGCGGCGTGAACGCGGCCATCGACGTGCTGGCCGACGAGGGACTGTCGTCGCGACCGCGGGGTGCGCACGAGGACGAGCGGACCGCGGACGCGATACTCCGGGTCGCAGAGAGCGAGGACGCCGACCGGCTCTACGTCTACGGACGCAAGCGAAGCCCGGCCGGCAAGGCCGTCTTCGGCAGCACCGTGCAGCGACTCATCCTCAACGCAGGGGTGCCCGTGACGGTCGTCCCGCCGGAGGGCTGA
- a CDS encoding glycine betaine ABC transporter substrate-binding protein, whose translation MTQKTTRRDALKTAGAVTSAAGLTALAGCSAILGGGGGGGSGSITVGSKQFTEQEVLGYLAVEALKANTDVDVNDKVGLGGSVTNFEALKSGQTDMYWEYTGTAWATLPPKHSKVITDPEKIQQKVESEFESEHDITLLDRAPFNNTYVLCVRKQWAEDTGVTSISDYATYLQDGNTDHTLVMDAEFQEREDGWPGLIEHYDFADAAKQLNVKNVSPALGYQIVGEKEAAVTMGFNTNPKILKFDLQSLEDDKGFFPVYNPAPMVRQPALEENPSIEEPLNEVANALSTDTIRSLNRKVSIDKKDARTVAKNFLESEGLV comes from the coding sequence ATGACACAGAAGACCACACGACGTGACGCACTCAAGACGGCCGGTGCAGTGACCAGCGCAGCAGGCTTGACTGCTCTCGCAGGCTGTTCCGCCATCCTGGGTGGGGGTGGGGGAGGCGGCAGCGGGTCCATCACCGTCGGTTCGAAGCAGTTCACCGAACAGGAGGTGCTCGGCTACCTCGCCGTCGAGGCGCTCAAGGCGAACACCGACGTCGACGTGAACGACAAGGTCGGGCTGGGTGGCAGCGTCACCAACTTCGAGGCGCTCAAGAGCGGCCAGACTGACATGTACTGGGAGTACACCGGTACCGCGTGGGCGACGCTCCCGCCGAAGCACAGCAAGGTCATCACCGACCCGGAGAAGATCCAGCAGAAGGTCGAGAGCGAGTTCGAGTCCGAACACGACATCACGCTGCTCGACCGCGCCCCGTTCAACAACACGTACGTCCTCTGCGTCCGCAAGCAGTGGGCCGAGGACACGGGCGTCACCTCCATCAGCGACTACGCAACGTACCTCCAGGACGGCAACACCGACCATACCCTCGTGATGGACGCCGAGTTCCAGGAGCGCGAGGACGGCTGGCCAGGGCTCATCGAGCACTACGACTTCGCGGACGCCGCGAAGCAGCTCAACGTGAAGAACGTCAGCCCGGCACTGGGCTACCAGATCGTCGGCGAGAAGGAGGCGGCAGTCACGATGGGGTTCAACACGAACCCGAAGATTCTCAAGTTCGACCTCCAGTCGCTCGAAGACGACAAGGGCTTCTTCCCGGTGTACAACCCGGCCCCGATGGTCAGGCAGCCGGCTCTCGAGGAGAACCCGTCCATCGAGGAGCCACTGAACGAGGTCGCGAACGCGCTGTCGACGGACACCATCCGGAGCCTCAACCGCAAGGTCTCCATCGACAAGAAGGACGCTCGCACTGTGGCGAAGAACTTCCTCGAGTCCGAAGGCCTCGTCTGA